AGTTGGTCTGTTGATGAAGCAGCTTCCTTTTATGGAAATGAAAACTTTACCATGCAGTATTGTGTTATTTCAGAGAGTCTCAACAATTCAATCCACAAAAAAGGAGAACATGGCTATGGAGGTATTTGGGGAGGTGTTAAGGCCACCTTTCATCACAACCTGATCATGCACCATAAAAGTCGAACCCCTCGTTTTAGTGGTTCTTCTTCTACATCGAACACCCCTGATGAATTAGTAGATTTTAGAAATAACGTCATTTATAATTGGGTAGAAAATAGCACCTACGGAGGAGAAAAGGGTAGGTATAACTTGGTGAACAATTATTACAAGTCAGGGCCTGCAACTGATGATGACAAAAAAAATAGAATTGTAAATCCATATGAGCCCTATGGTCAGTTTTATATCGAAGGCAATTTTGTAGAAGGCTTCCCTGATATTTCTTCGGACAATTGGTCTGGAGGAGTGCAGTGTGATAATCCTGACTCTGCCAGAGTTAGCCAAGCATTTGATGTGATGCCATTGGATCATTTCCAATCACCAGAAGAAGCCTACATAGAGGTGTTAGCTTCAGCAGGAGCCAGTTACATGAGAGATGATGTAGATAAGAGACTAATAGAAGAAGTGAGAAGTGGGACTGCAGCAATGGGTGAAAATGGTATTATTAATTCACCAGAGGAGGTTGGCGGATGGCCGGAGCTTAAAAGCAAGCAAGTACCAAAGGATAGTGACAAGGACGGAATGCCTGATCGCTGGGAAAGGAAAATGGGTTTAAACCCAGAAAGTAGAGAGGACTATAAAGGAAATGAGCTCGATGAGGTTTATACCAATTTGGAAGTTTACCTTAACGGGCTATTAAAACAATAACAAATGATTAAACAATTAAGCACTTTGGCGCTAGTTGTACTAGTTGCTTGTCAACCCAAGCCAGAGAAATCTTCCACTGACGAGAAGGTAGCAGAGGAGCTTCCTTTGTATGAAGAAATAGCTGATTCAGAAATCAAGCGCACACCAGACCCTCAGTATCTGGACTTTCGTTCTAAGCCCAAGTGGGAATATACAAACGGACTGATATGTACAGCCATGATCAAGGCCTGGAAACAGTCTGGTAAGAAGAAGTATTTTGAGTATGCTAAGTCTTATGCCGATAGCATGGTGTCAGAAGACGCCGTGATCAAGACATACAAGAAGAGAGATTATAATATTGATCGAGTCAATCCAGGAAAGTTTCTCATAGATCTTTATTTGGAAACTGGAGAACCGCAATATAAAATGGCGGTGGATACCCTTCGTGATCAGATGCGATACCACCCTCGTACCTCAGAGGGAGGCTTTTGGCACAAGAAGGCCTACCCACATCAGATGTGGTTGGATGGCTTGTATATGGGGAGTCCTTTTTTGGCAAAATATGCTGCTACATTTGATGAACCAGAATTATTCGATGATGTGGCCAATCAGATCTACCTGATCGATAAGTATACCTGGAATGAAGAAATTGGTTTGTTCCACCATGGATGGGACGAAAGCCGTGAACAGCGATGGAGTAATCCAGAAACAGGACGTTCTCCACATGCGTGGGGGCGTGCCATGGGTTGGTTTGCGATGGCTCTTGTAGATGTACTCGAGTATTTTCCGGAAGATCACCCAAAGAGAGCTGATGTTTTAGCGGTTTTAGATAAGATGGCTTTATCTATTAAAAATTCTCAAGATCCAGCATCAGGTCTTTGGTGGCAGGTGATGGATCAGCCAGGACGTGAAGGCAACTATCTAGAGGCATCTTGTTCTTCTATGTTTACATATG
This is a stretch of genomic DNA from Reichenbachiella ulvae. It encodes these proteins:
- a CDS encoding pectate lyase family protein, producing the protein MCPLFEILGQPLAFPGADGFGKYTKGGRGGDLIFVTNLNDSGPGSLRAAIETDGRRTILFLVSGTIELESELKVRNGHVTIAGQSAPGDGICLKNFPMVVSSNDVIIRYMRFRLGDEKGSQEDAFKAKGRKDVILDHCSISWSVDEAASFYGNENFTMQYCVISESLNNSIHKKGEHGYGGIWGGVKATFHHNLIMHHKSRTPRFSGSSSTSNTPDELVDFRNNVIYNWVENSTYGGEKGRYNLVNNYYKSGPATDDDKKNRIVNPYEPYGQFYIEGNFVEGFPDISSDNWSGGVQCDNPDSARVSQAFDVMPLDHFQSPEEAYIEVLASAGASYMRDDVDKRLIEEVRSGTAAMGENGIINSPEEVGGWPELKSKQVPKDSDKDGMPDRWERKMGLNPESREDYKGNELDEVYTNLEVYLNGLLKQ
- a CDS encoding glycoside hydrolase family 88/105 protein, with the protein product MIKQLSTLALVVLVACQPKPEKSSTDEKVAEELPLYEEIADSEIKRTPDPQYLDFRSKPKWEYTNGLICTAMIKAWKQSGKKKYFEYAKSYADSMVSEDAVIKTYKKRDYNIDRVNPGKFLIDLYLETGEPQYKMAVDTLRDQMRYHPRTSEGGFWHKKAYPHQMWLDGLYMGSPFLAKYAATFDEPELFDDVANQIYLIDKYTWNEEIGLFHHGWDESREQRWSNPETGRSPHAWGRAMGWFAMALVDVLEYFPEDHPKRADVLAVLDKMALSIKNSQDPASGLWWQVMDQPGREGNYLEASCSSMFTYALYKAVNNGYLGADFQEVADKGYQGILDRLIKEEEDGTTSITEVCAVAGLGGDPYRDGTYDYYINEIKRDNDPKAVGPMIMAAIEREKAQK